In Gadus morhua chromosome 2, gadMor3.0, whole genome shotgun sequence, a single window of DNA contains:
- the emc10 gene encoding ER membrane protein complex subunit 10 isoform X2 produces the protein MACSLPIRISICCSVVLLMCTHLASGNNGRKVGDAVDTEFSGFSVPLEHSFEVDDLAKFRVRGALILKPGREPAVSLSQNQLSEEDRTKLKEVAAVDGLYRIRVPRVSLQTDRMSERPMEGHLSAFVRACAMVESHLSDVITLTTDVSGYLIGVSIVTLPGACRGSEVEDEVDLEAFNTTLSVMAPVSAPGPETALFIERMNMEIEKKGKNPQEQKSFFAKYWYLILGGAIFLMVSSSAQPPAGGAGEQS, from the exons ATGGCGTGTTCATTACCCATTAGGATCTCAATATGTTGTAGTGTTGTACTGCTAATGTGCACACATCTAGCGAGTGGTAACAACGGCAGAAAG GTCGGAGATGCTGTGGACACTGAGTTCAGTGGGTTCTCCGTGCCTCTGGAGCACTCGTTTGAAGTCG ATGATCTGGCGAAGTTTCGGGTGCGCGGGGCCCTGATACTCAAACCTGGAAGGGAGCCGGCCGTGTCGCTGTCTCAGAACCAGCTGTCAGAGGAGGACAGGACTAAACTCAAG GAGGTGGCGGCAGTGGACGGCCTGTACAGAATCAGAGTGCCCCGCGTGTCTCTGCAGACGGACAGGATGTCGGAGAGGCCGATGGAGGGGCACCTCTCTGCCTTCGTCAGAGCA TGTGCCATGGTGGAGTCCCACCTCAGCGACGTCATCACCCTCACCACCGACGTGTCGGGCTACCTCATCGGGGTGTCCATCGTGACGCTGCCCGGGGCGTGCCGGGGCAGCGAGGTGGAGGACGAGGTGGACCTGGAGGCCTTCAACACCACCCTGAGCGTCATGGCGCCCGTCAGCGCGCCTGG ACCTGAGACGGCTCTGTTTATCGAACGCATGAACATGGAAATCGAGAAGAAGGGAAAGAATCCACAGGAGCAGAAATCTTTCTTTGCTAAATAC TGGTATTTGATTCTGGGAGGTGCTATCTTCCTCATGGTGTCCAGTTCGGCACAGCCCCCAGCAGGGGGGGCCGGAGAGCAGAGCTGA
- the emc10 gene encoding ER membrane protein complex subunit 10 isoform X1 encodes MACSLPIRISICCSVVLLMCTHLASGNNGRKVGDAVDTEFSGFSVPLEHSFEVDDLAKFRVRGALILKPGREPAVSLSQNQLSEEDRTKLKEVAAVDGLYRIRVPRVSLQTDRMSERPMEGHLSAFVRACAMVESHLSDVITLTTDVSGYLIGVSIVTLPGACRGSEVEDEVDLEAFNTTLSVMAPVSAPGPETALFIERMNMEIEKKGKNPQEQKSFFAKYWMYIVPLVLFLMMSGAQDQSGGGASGGAANGGGR; translated from the exons ATGGCGTGTTCATTACCCATTAGGATCTCAATATGTTGTAGTGTTGTACTGCTAATGTGCACACATCTAGCGAGTGGTAACAACGGCAGAAAG GTCGGAGATGCTGTGGACACTGAGTTCAGTGGGTTCTCCGTGCCTCTGGAGCACTCGTTTGAAGTCG ATGATCTGGCGAAGTTTCGGGTGCGCGGGGCCCTGATACTCAAACCTGGAAGGGAGCCGGCCGTGTCGCTGTCTCAGAACCAGCTGTCAGAGGAGGACAGGACTAAACTCAAG GAGGTGGCGGCAGTGGACGGCCTGTACAGAATCAGAGTGCCCCGCGTGTCTCTGCAGACGGACAGGATGTCGGAGAGGCCGATGGAGGGGCACCTCTCTGCCTTCGTCAGAGCA TGTGCCATGGTGGAGTCCCACCTCAGCGACGTCATCACCCTCACCACCGACGTGTCGGGCTACCTCATCGGGGTGTCCATCGTGACGCTGCCCGGGGCGTGCCGGGGCAGCGAGGTGGAGGACGAGGTGGACCTGGAGGCCTTCAACACCACCCTGAGCGTCATGGCGCCCGTCAGCGCGCCTGG ACCTGAGACGGCTCTGTTTATCGAACGCATGAACATGGAAATCGAGAAGAAGGGAAAGAATCCACAGGAGCAGAAATCTTTCTTTGCTAAATAC TGGATGTACATAGTGCCTCTCGTTCTCTTCCTAATGATGTCGGGCGCCCAAGATCAatctgggggaggagccagtggTGGCGCAGCCAATGGGGGTGGTCgatga